In the Cheilinus undulatus linkage group 19, ASM1832078v1, whole genome shotgun sequence genome, one interval contains:
- the zc2hc1a gene encoding zinc finger C2HC domain-containing protein 1A gives MMEEFEDDVAPPVEDLVQCSICQRSFFPKVLEKHIKICQKTANKRRKVFDSSRQRAEGTDIPTLKPIKPRSQSSSTTGKAEPPKKPSNWRKKHEDFISTIRAAKNIKQAIKDGGPLPPPPPPTYDPDYVQCPYCQRRFNENAADRHIKFCQEQAARMTNKGKLGDSKKTPARTQYKPPASVKKVNSPAVSSIPPASSRLPQRSGLGQPTGIPSNKTSSAGIVRSSPSGYTTPPSGVGSKTRVVSSGYGSVRNTQSGTALNKKKVESYISRNDVDGSDDIGNGGMKSKFCHDCGTKYPVESAKFCCECGIRRMCI, from the exons ATGATGTGGCTCCCCCAGTGGAGGATCTGGTTCAATGCAGTATTTGTCAAAGATCATTCTTCCCTAAAGTTCTG GAGAAGCACATTAAAATCTGTCAAAAGACAGCAAACAAAAGGAGGAAAGTGTTTGACTCCAGTAGACAAAGAGCGGAGGGCACAGACATCCCTACACTCAAACCCATCAAACCAAGG TCTCAAAGTTCATCTACTACTGGGAAA GCAGAACCTCCTAAGAAGCCCTCCAACTGGCGCAAGAAACATGAGGATTTCATATCTACTATCAGGGCGGCCAAGAACATAAAACAGGCCATTAAAGACGGTGGGCCATtacccccacctcctcctcctactTATGACCCAG ACTATGTCCAGTGCCCTTACTGTCAGCGGAGGTTCAATGAGAATGCAGCTGATAGACACATCAAGTTCTGCCAGGAGCAGGCTGCCCGTATGACAAACAAAGGCAAATTAGGGGATTCTAAGAAGACTCCTGCACGCACACAG TACAAGCCTCCTGCTTCTGTGAAGAAGGTCAACTCTCCTGCTGTGTCATCCATCCCCCCAGCCTCCTCTCGTTTACCCCAGAGATCAGGCCTTGGGCAGCCCACTG GAATCCCATCAAATAAGACCTCTTCTGCAGGTATAGTGAGGAGCAGTCCTTCCGGCTACACGACTCCTCCATCAGG CGTGGGAAGTAAGACCCGAGTTGTGAGCTCTGGTTATGGCTCTGTAAGGAACACGCAGTCCGGAACGGCACTGAACAAGAAGAAAGTAGAGAGCTACATATCTAG GAACGACGTTGACGGCAGTGACGACATTGGAAACGGTGGGATGAAGAGCAAGTTCTGTCATGATTGTGGGACAAAGTATCCTGTTGAGTCGGCCAAATTCTGCTGCGAATGTGGGATCAGGAGGATGTGTATTTGA